In Chitinispirillum alkaliphilum, a genomic segment contains:
- a CDS encoding Mobile element protein, with protein MSEVFDYMIILGEFHLRHVMRRIEKHHNLQRPHQGIGNCIPMGFKYPNFPGTIDKVKCKEMLAGMLRHYYVKQAV; from the coding sequence GTGTCGGAAGTATTTGATTACATGATTATTCTTGGAGAATTTCATTTACGACATGTTATGAGAAGAATTGAAAAGCACCATAACTTACAAAGGCCACACCAGGGAATCGGGAATTGTATACCGATGGGTTTTAAATACCCAAACTTCCCAGGAACAATCGATAAAGTCAAATGTAAGGAAATGCTTGCTGGTATGCTGAGACACTATTATGTGAAACAGGCTGTCTGA
- a CDS encoding Mobile element protein yields the protein MIWKDKASGGSLFKHLRQSSRKRKKRYGSGYNYRGHIKNRISIDDRPPVVETRERIGDWEIYTIIGKSHKGALVSIVERKSRFTLLSVVNRKDSELVGACVKEQLLPFKDYVLTITGDNGKEFACHEQVMVDLNTTFYFAHPYSSYERGLNENTNGLIRQYVPKGSEILHLRNDDMIKIMEKLNNRPRKCLGYRTPKDVFLSGIGFTSLYGEKIQDIYNFSERICTVALTN from the coding sequence ATGATTTGGAAAGATAAAGCATCGGGCGGCTCACTTTTCAAACACCTTCGCCAATCAAGCAGAAAACGCAAAAAACGCTATGGTTCAGGATATAACTATCGTGGCCATATCAAGAACAGAATATCTATCGATGATCGCCCACCCGTTGTAGAAACTCGTGAGCGTATAGGCGATTGGGAGATCTATACGATTATTGGGAAATCCCACAAGGGAGCACTGGTAAGCATTGTAGAACGAAAGTCTCGTTTTACACTACTATCTGTAGTTAATAGAAAAGATTCTGAGTTGGTCGGTGCATGTGTCAAAGAACAATTACTCCCATTTAAGGATTATGTCCTTACAATTACAGGCGACAATGGGAAAGAATTTGCCTGTCACGAACAGGTTATGGTAGATCTCAATACTACGTTTTATTTTGCACACCCATACAGTTCATATGAAAGAGGTCTTAATGAAAACACTAATGGGCTAATCAGGCAATATGTCCCTAAAGGCAGCGAAATATTGCATCTGAGGAATGATGACATGATAAAAATTATGGAAAAACTCAATAATCGTCCAAGGAAATGCCTCGGATATAGAACACCCAAAGACGTATTTTTATCAGGAATCGGATTCACTTCTCTTTATGGGGAAAAAATCCAGGATATATATAATTTTTCAGAAAGAATTTGCACTGTTGCACTTACGAATTGA
- a CDS encoding transposase, with the protein MNLYQHLALEERYMIYQLLKKGFSIRAISRLLNRSASTVSREIKRNKGKRGYRFKQAQSLSSERLHTSHRNTRITEQERDLAESYLRMDWSP; encoded by the coding sequence ATGAACCTTTATCAGCATTTGGCCTTAGAAGAAAGATATATGATTTACCAGCTACTAAAAAAGGGATTTAGCATTCGTGCAATCAGCCGCCTCCTAAATCGCTCAGCATCTACAGTATCTCGTGAAATTAAGCGCAATAAAGGTAAGCGAGGTTATAGATTCAAACAGGCGCAAAGCTTATCTTCCGAGCGTCTCCATACATCTCACCGCAACACACGTATTACTGAGCAAGAAAGGGATTTGGCTGAATCATATTTGAGGATGGATTGGAGTCCTTAG